DNA from Methanomicrobia archaeon:
GAGAAATCGAACCGGATAAGAGCGTTACGTGAGTTGCTGGTTATTCACGTGCGTGCTCATGCTACTGCTACTGGTCACCCACTCTCCCGCCTTGAAATCCAATGCTAACGAGTTGATGCAGTATCGTTTCCCGGTTGGTTTCGGGCCGTCGTCAAATAAGTGGCCGAGGTGACTGCCGCAGTTCTTACAGACAATCTCCGTACGTTCCTCATCAAATCTCGTATCGGGCTTCAACTCCACGGCATCCTGAACAACATCAAAGAAACTCGGCCAGCCACAGCCCGAATCGAATTTTGTATCCGATTCAAATACCTTATTGCCGCACGCTTTGCAATAATAGCTCCCACGTGCCTTGGTTTTATAATACTCCCCACTAAATGCAGTCTCGGTACCTCTCTCCCTCAAGATATGATACTCCTCGGGCGTCAGTTTCTTTTTGTACTCCGCTTCGCTTCTTCTCTTCATGGTACGTACGGTACTTATGTAAAGCTTCTCCTAGCAATTACTGGTCACTTCAGGGCCGGGTTATCGCCCACCCGCCCGTTATTTAAGAGAGGCGGCATATCGCCCAATCACTGCAGTGCTTTGCGAGTCTGTATCGCGTGATGTAATAGTTACAGCCCTGATTGTTCTTTGTCTGATCCTCGTGTACAATAAAAGCCGTGTGTAAGCCCCATCTCCGCTGTTACCGGGCATCTACCACAGATGCAGCCTTCTTCTTCGGTAATACAGGTGCTCTTCCCTATCGTCGGGAAACAAAATCCGCCTTTTTCTCCACATTCAACCCAGCTTGGACATCCCGCACAGATGCACATGCTTAAAACCATCTTCTTCTTCCCTTCCAGTTCTTGAGGATCCATTGCCATAAAAACCACCTCGTTATTTATTAGCCGAATACACTATTGTCTGGACGAACTATATATACTATGCGTTTTCCCTACAGCAGAGACTATTGGCGACCTCTCCCGATCTGAGTGAACGAAGTTCCGAGGAAAAACGTCAAATTGTGTCGTATCCGTATCCACATTCGCAGAACTCACAGCCGTTACAAAGGACTTTGGATAGCCCAATTCAGTAGTGTGGAACCGTGCATGAGGACGGGAATCCATGAGTGTCAGTACAGCTAGCGAAAAAATTTTAAGCTAATCCACATTGATTATTAACCGGAGGTGAAAAAGACGATGAGAAAAGCTGCAGTGTGTCTACTAGTCGTAGCAGCACTCATACTTGGTATGATCTTCGCGGGTTGTATCGAAGAAGATGAAACTCCTTCGCCCGTACCGTCAGAACAATACGACACACCCACGCCGGGAAGTCAGAATACGTTTAGCCTTGAAGAGGTCGCACAACACAATTCAGCTCAGGATTGTTGGATCGTGGTTCAGGGTAAGGTGTATAATGTCACCACTATACCCTGCCATGGTGGCGGTGGAGGGCCGTTACTACTCGAAAGTTGTGGAACAGATGCGACGGAACTATGGGAAACAAAGCCGGTTACGGAAGAACCGCACTCCCAGAGTGCCCAGGACATCTTGGATAATTACTATATCGGCGATTTAGAATAGCAACAAAAACAGCAAGTAGACCTCGAAAACCTCAGGCTAGAAAAGGCCACTCAAAGTTCAACGTCTCCACAATACCCACCTATACACGAATTTTCGATAGATAGTTAGTGCATAGTCTCACGTAAAGAACGGTGCAGGACGCTGCAGATCCAGAAGCAGAGGATGATGGATGCATGCGGGAGTACTGATTGTTTTGGAGCCGGAAACGGCCAAAAACTTATTCCTCCCTGGCTTTAAAGACGCCACAGCCGACATATTTCTGCTCGTACCAGATCGTCATATTCATTTTGGGGCAGAGATACCGCTCATTCTCTACTTTACTCTCGTCGAAATACGCGCACTTCCTGCATAAATCCTTCATTGTCGTTTCAACCCGCATGCTGAACCAACCGCCATTAGCCCTGCGTATAGATCTATATTCGCTTTGTACGTGAAAAACATTGCGGCGACTGCACTGCACTGTACATCCCTAAGCACGAGAGAGACGGATAGGTATGACCCACATTTTCACCACGTACTAACTAAACTACTGCTGACGAGTGCTGAGTGCCGCTTGCGCCCTTCATAACCCCCTCCCCGTCACAGACAGACCGTGGCGCAAAAGCGTCACCGCATAAAAGCATGAAGAAGGACAGGTGGTGGTTTCTTACTTTCACTGGCTGGTAACGGAGAAAAAAGCGTGTTCCGTCCAAAAGTCGGGAGCACCCCTGCAGCGAAACGGTAGTTAAAAGAAAAATAAATAGATAACCCCCAATAGTTTGTATTAGTGATTCCGTTATCTGATTGCAGGATGGCCGGGGTGTGGTAGAGGCTATCCCTGGGGACTGTGGATCCCTAGACCTGGGTTCGAATCCCAGCCCCGGCCCTTTTACAAGCAACTACTTTGAAACGGCGCGATGCAAGCTGCTCGTGCTCTGGCAGTTAAAGCTAGCCTTCTTTAAACGGAATACTCGAATGCCCGTTCTCCGAGACTATTTATGTTATTCTTCTTCCAAAGTCGCTTCGGTTCTCGGGTTTGAATAAAAGAGATAAATGTGGCAGAATACTTCCCATACTCCACACACACTAAAATCAAGCAAAAGCGATAAGTTTAAATATATAGTTGGAGATTCTTGTTTATATGGTGAAATTTGAAAAATGAAAACTGAAGAAGCGCGAACCGCACACGAGTACTTTATAGGATTATTCGCAGGATTATGGTCTGGAATTATAGTATCGGTGATTAATGTTATGGTGGAAAGGGAAGCTTCTATTTGGGTGGCTGTCCCAGTTGTGTTTGTGGCTGCTGTGATTATGGCGTTCATCGGATGGGGGATGGTTAAGTTTCTAATTCTGCGAGACCCTTAAGCACTTTCATCTCCATCATTTTGAAATAATAAATGCACCGTTAAACCCTAAGCATGGGCTAGTTCCTTAACCTTCTGAGCCGTATCCTCCCTAACCGTTAAGATCGCCCAGCCCTTCTCAGGCATACGTGACTTGTCGGTAAACGTCGGTATAAAATTGACTAGTCAAATATCTGCGTGGTTAGTCGTGAGTTCATAGAATACACGACAAAACGGGGAGCTTTGAAACCTTGTTTAGGATATAATAAACTGAAGATCCGTTCAATCCTTCTGAGGATTTTTCTAAAATTGGAGAAGTGCCAAAATTTGTAGCCAACCGCTATCCTTTGGTGCAACCTGTAAACGACAAATCTCACATGTGGGGAGGCGTTGCTTCGTTGATTCTTCAATCTTCTTGGCCAGGCTTTTCTTGCGCGTTCGCGGTAAAGCTTTTATTAACAGTTTTGCAAAGAAAAGATGAAGTGTTACGATGGCTCTTAATTTTCTCCTGCGTACTATTGTAGATAATTCCGGCTTCGTGAGGACGACAACGCGATTTTTCGCCAATCGAGGCATCTCGCCGAATGTGTTGTCCCTGCTCTCGCTCGTCTTTGCCGCGCTCGCCGGCTTACTATTCGGCTTATCCCGCACGAGCATGTCTTTCAACCTCTTTTTATTAGTCGCGGGCGTTTTTGTATGCCTGAATGCCGTTTTGGACGGTCTGGACGGACTTGTCGCGCGAGAGATCGGTAATGCAAGCAGAAAGGGCGATTTCCTTGACCATGTGGTCGACCGTTATTCAGACGTATTCATCATCGGCGGTATCGTCTTCGGCGGCTATGCAGGCTGGCAAATTGGCGTTGTCGCGATTATTGGCGTCTTGCTCTCTTCCTACATGGGCACACAGGCGCAGGCAGTCGGGCTGAGCAGGATGTACGGCGGACTGCTTGGCAGAGCGGACCGCATGATACTTATAATAGCTGCAACGGCGCTCACATTGGTCTATCCCTATCCGATTCCCGCGTCAGGACTCGTGAGCTTGTCCTTCCTCGGCTGGGCACTCCTCGTCTTTGCTCTTGTCTGCAACGCAACGGCGCTCCAGCGGTTCGTTTACACCTGGAGAAGGCTCTAACTCGATAACAGAATGCAAACTGTCAGCCAGCGCACCTAATTCCGTTCGGAGTGCCTTACCTACCGTGCACGCACTATCCG
Protein-coding regions in this window:
- the msrB gene encoding peptide-methionine (R)-S-oxide reductase MsrB, with the protein product MKRRSEAEYKKKLTPEEYHILRERGTETAFSGEYYKTKARGSYYCKACGNKVFESDTKFDSGCGWPSFFDVVQDAVELKPDTRFDEERTEIVCKNCGSHLGHLFDDGPKPTGKRYCINSLALDFKAGEWVTSSSSMSTHVNNQQLT
- a CDS encoding DUF2769 domain-containing protein; its protein translation is MCICAGCPSWVECGEKGGFCFPTIGKSTCITEEEGCICGRCPVTAEMGLTHGFYCTRGSDKEQSGL
- a CDS encoding CDP-alcohol phosphatidyltransferase family protein, with translation MALNFLLRTIVDNSGFVRTTTRFFANRGISPNVLSLLSLVFAALAGLLFGLSRTSMSFNLFLLVAGVFVCLNAVLDGLDGLVAREIGNASRKGDFLDHVVDRYSDVFIIGGIVFGGYAGWQIGVVAIIGVLLSSYMGTQAQAVGLSRMYGGLLGRADRMILIIAATALTLVYPYPIPASGLVSLSFLGWALLVFALVCNATALQRFVYTWRRL